In one window of Acidovorax sp. HDW3 DNA:
- a CDS encoding MFS transporter: MTPAERRSSFGLAAIFAMRMLGLFLVLPVFMLEAGKYPGGDDAALVGLAMGMYGLTQALLQLPLGLASDRWGRKRVIVLGMLVFAAGSLVAALADSVMGLLVGRALQGAGAVSAAVTALLADQTRELVRTKAMALVGISIGLMFAVALVAAPFLTAHIGLSGLFFVTMALALGGVALVLWVVPPEQRQPPTDARASLAQVWRHADLRRLNLGVFALHSIQMAMWVAVPALLVQAGLPKALHWQVYLPALLLAIVAMGGLFGMERRGRLRAALLLSIGLVALVQLALGLWAALGAAPSLWGLGGLLFVFFCGFNMLEATQPSLVSRMAPASLRGAALGAYNTLQSLGLFAGGALGGALVHWGGAGGLFAATTLLALAWLALTWPLQPVARGAGHEPV; the protein is encoded by the coding sequence ATGACGCCCGCCGAGCGCCGCTCCAGCTTCGGTCTGGCGGCGATTTTTGCCATGCGCATGTTGGGCCTGTTCCTGGTGCTGCCGGTGTTCATGCTGGAGGCCGGCAAATACCCCGGAGGGGACGACGCGGCCCTGGTCGGGCTGGCCATGGGCATGTACGGCCTGACGCAGGCGCTGCTGCAGCTGCCGCTGGGCCTGGCCTCGGACCGCTGGGGGCGCAAGCGCGTGATCGTGCTCGGGATGCTGGTGTTTGCCGCTGGCAGCCTGGTGGCGGCGCTGGCGGACTCGGTCATGGGCCTGCTCGTGGGCCGGGCGCTGCAGGGCGCGGGCGCCGTGTCGGCAGCGGTGACGGCGCTGCTGGCCGACCAGACGCGTGAGCTGGTGCGCACCAAGGCCATGGCGCTGGTGGGTATCAGCATCGGCCTGATGTTTGCCGTCGCCCTGGTGGCGGCGCCGTTCCTGACGGCGCACATCGGCCTGTCGGGCCTGTTTTTCGTCACCATGGCGCTGGCGCTCGGCGGCGTGGCCCTGGTGCTGTGGGTGGTGCCGCCCGAGCAGCGCCAGCCCCCCACGGACGCGCGCGCCAGCCTGGCGCAGGTCTGGCGCCATGCCGACCTGCGGCGCCTGAACCTGGGCGTGTTCGCGCTGCACAGCATCCAGATGGCAATGTGGGTGGCGGTGCCGGCGCTGCTGGTGCAGGCGGGCCTGCCCAAGGCGCTGCACTGGCAGGTGTACCTGCCGGCGCTGCTGCTGGCCATCGTCGCCATGGGGGGGCTCTTTGGCATGGAGCGGCGCGGGCGCCTGCGCGCGGCGCTGCTGCTGTCGATTGGCCTGGTGGCCCTGGTGCAGCTGGCGCTGGGGCTGTGGGCCGCTCTGGGGGCGGCGCCGTCGCTGTGGGGGCTGGGCGGCCTGCTGTTCGTGTTTTTTTGCGGCTTCAACATGCTGGAGGCGACGCAGCCGAGCCTGGTCTCGCGCATGGCGCCGGCAAGCCTGCGCGGCGCGGCGTTGGGGGCGTACAACACTTTGCAGTCGCTGGGCCTGTTTGCCGGCGGTGCCCTGGGCGGTGCGCTGGTGCACTGGGGTGGCGCGGGTGGCCTGTTTGCCGCCACCACGCTGCTGGCGCTGGCCTGGCTGGCGCTGACCTGGCCGCTGCAACCGGTGGCGCGCGGCGCCGGGCATGAACCTGTGTAA
- the ssb gene encoding single-stranded DNA-binding protein, with product MASVNKVIIVGNLGRDPEMRTFPSGDQVANVTIATTDRWRDKNTGENKEATEWHRVVFNGRLAEIVGQYLRKGSQVYVEGSLRTRKWTDQSGVEKYSTEIRADTMQMLGSRQGAGQGGGQGGYGGDDGYGESSYEAPRRAAPVQPQQPPRPAPAAPAARPAPAPMAPPPRASADFDGMDDDIPF from the coding sequence ATGGCATCCGTGAACAAGGTCATCATCGTTGGCAACCTCGGGCGCGACCCCGAGATGCGCACCTTCCCCAGCGGCGACCAGGTCGCCAACGTCACCATCGCCACCACCGACCGCTGGCGCGACAAGAACACCGGCGAGAACAAGGAGGCCACCGAGTGGCACCGCGTGGTCTTCAATGGCCGCCTGGCGGAGATCGTCGGCCAGTACCTGCGCAAGGGCAGCCAGGTGTACGTCGAAGGCAGCCTGCGCACGCGCAAGTGGACCGATCAAAGCGGCGTAGAAAAGTACAGCACCGAAATCCGTGCCGACACCATGCAGATGCTGGGCAGCCGCCAGGGTGCGGGCCAAGGCGGTGGCCAGGGCGGCTACGGCGGCGATGATGGCTACGGCGAGAGCAGCTACGAGGCCCCGCGCCGCGCCGCGCCGGTGCAGCCGCAGCAGCCGCCGCGCCCGGCGCCTGCCGCCCCGGCGGCCCGCCCGGCCCCCGCGCCCATGGCGCCGCCGCCGCGTGCTTCGGCGGACTTTGACGGCATGGACGACGACATTCCGTTCTGA
- the recX gene encoding recombination regulator RecX, protein MAGPTPSLKGRALRLLAQREHSRAELQAKLARHVQEGEDLAAVLDALQAQDFINEARVAESLIHRRAPRLGTQRLLHELRRKGLSEELVRAQAEGLRASEYERAQAVWAQRFGQPPSTPAEQARQMRFLAARGFSADVVRRLLRNHGAAEDGA, encoded by the coding sequence ATGGCCGGCCCCACCCCCTCGCTCAAAGGCCGGGCGCTGCGCCTGCTGGCGCAGCGCGAGCACTCGCGCGCCGAGCTGCAAGCCAAGCTCGCGCGCCACGTACAAGAGGGCGAAGATCTGGCCGCCGTACTCGATGCGCTGCAGGCCCAGGACTTCATCAACGAGGCGCGGGTGGCCGAGTCGCTCATCCACCGCCGCGCCCCGCGCCTGGGCACGCAGCGCCTGCTGCACGAGCTGCGGCGCAAAGGGCTGAGCGAAGAACTGGTGCGCGCCCAGGCCGAGGGTCTGCGCGCCAGCGAATACGAGCGCGCCCAGGCCGTGTGGGCGCAGCGCTTTGGCCAGCCCCCGAGCACGCCAGCGGAGCAGGCACGGCAGATGCGCTTTTTGGCCGCGCGCGGCTTTAGCGCCGACGTGGTGCGCCGCCTGCTGCGCAACCACGGCGCCGCCGAGGATGGGGCATAG
- the recA gene encoding recombinase RecA: MDAPVKTAAPAEQSEKAKALQAALAQIEKQFGKGTIMRLGEGEQIEDIQVVSTGSLGLDIALGVGGLPRGRVIEIYGPESSGKTTLTLQVIAEMQKLGGTCAFIDAEHALDTSYAQKLGVNLPDILISQPDTGEQALEIVDSLVRSGAVDLIVVDSVAALTPKAEIEGDMGDQLPGLQARLMSQALRKLTATIKKTNCTVIFINQIRMKIGVMFGSPETTTGGNALKFYASVRLDIRRTGTIKKGDEPIGNETKVKVVKNKVSPPFKTAEFDILFGAGISREGEIIDMGVTAKILDKSGAWYAYNGEKIGQGRDNAREFLRENPQLALEIENKVRESLGIALRPASADAPAPAADADAA, encoded by the coding sequence ATGGACGCACCCGTCAAGACCGCCGCCCCCGCTGAGCAGAGCGAAAAAGCCAAGGCCCTGCAGGCCGCGCTGGCGCAAATCGAAAAGCAGTTCGGCAAAGGCACCATCATGCGCCTGGGCGAGGGCGAGCAGATCGAGGACATCCAGGTCGTCTCCACCGGCTCGCTGGGCCTGGACATCGCCCTGGGCGTGGGCGGCCTGCCGCGCGGGCGCGTGATCGAAATTTATGGCCCCGAGTCCTCGGGCAAGACCACGCTCACGCTGCAGGTCATTGCCGAGATGCAAAAGCTCGGCGGCACCTGCGCCTTCATCGACGCCGAGCACGCCCTCGATACCAGCTACGCGCAAAAGCTCGGCGTCAACCTGCCGGACATCCTCATCAGCCAGCCCGACACCGGCGAGCAGGCGCTGGAGATTGTTGACAGCCTGGTGCGCTCGGGTGCGGTCGATCTGATCGTCGTGGACTCGGTCGCCGCCCTCACGCCCAAGGCCGAAATCGAGGGCGACATGGGCGACCAGCTGCCCGGCCTGCAAGCGCGCCTGATGAGCCAGGCGCTGCGCAAGCTCACCGCCACCATCAAAAAGACCAACTGCACGGTCATCTTCATCAACCAGATTCGCATGAAGATCGGCGTCATGTTCGGCAGCCCCGAGACGACCACGGGCGGCAACGCGCTCAAGTTCTACGCCTCGGTGCGCCTCGATATCCGCCGCACCGGCACCATCAAAAAGGGCGACGAGCCCATCGGCAACGAAACCAAGGTCAAGGTCGTCAAGAACAAGGTCAGCCCGCCGTTCAAGACCGCCGAATTCGACATCCTGTTCGGCGCCGGCATCTCGCGCGAGGGCGAAATCATCGACATGGGCGTCACGGCCAAAATCCTCGACAAGAGCGGCGCCTGGTACGCCTACAACGGCGAAAAAATTGGCCAGGGCCGCGACAACGCACGCGAGTTCCTGCGCGAGAACCCGCAGCTGGCGCTGGAGATAGAAAACAAGGTGCGCGAGAGCCTGGGCATTGCCCTGCGCCCGGCCAGCGCCGACGCCCCGGCCCCCGCTGCCGACGCCGACGCCGCCTGA
- a CDS encoding MarR family winged helix-turn-helix transcriptional regulator, with amino-acid sequence MDSSSFPFPASSPEAWRATHLGYLLGHALRRFDARVLQLMAHDAQVPLALSNLAARDQVSAAHVHITRHLSLAGDRPTVLAQRAGMSKQAMADVIEQCLAWGLVTRAPDPQDARARRVCFTPLGLEWRQAFARALAQAESEFRAEVGAEVATVVALGLEVYASG; translated from the coding sequence ATGGATTCATCCTCCTTCCCGTTCCCGGCGTCGTCCCCTGAGGCTTGGCGTGCCACCCACCTGGGCTATCTCCTCGGCCACGCGCTGCGCCGTTTTGATGCCCGCGTGCTGCAGCTCATGGCGCACGATGCGCAGGTGCCGCTGGCGCTGTCGAACCTGGCGGCGCGTGACCAGGTCAGCGCTGCGCATGTGCACATCACGCGCCATTTGTCGCTCGCTGGGGACAGGCCCACGGTGCTGGCGCAGCGCGCGGGCATGAGCAAGCAGGCCATGGCCGATGTGATCGAGCAATGCCTGGCCTGGGGCCTGGTCACGCGCGCGCCCGACCCGCAGGATGCGCGCGCGCGCCGGGTGTGCTTCACGCCGTTGGGGCTGGAGTGGCGCCAGGCGTTTGCGCGCGCGCTGGCGCAGGCGGAGAGCGAGTTTCGCGCCGAGGTGGGGGCCGAGGTGGCCACCGTCGTGGCCCTCGGGCTGGAGGTGTACGCCAGCGGCTAA
- a CDS encoding response regulator transcription factor — protein MRILIAEDDQVLADGLLRTLRASGAVVDHVASGSEADTALTTAHEFDLLILDLGLPKMHGLEVLKRLRGRGSALPVLILTAADSVDERVKGLDYGADDYMAKPFSLQELEARVRALTRRGMGATSATIKHGPLVYDQAGRVATIDGKMVELSARELGLLEVLLQRAGRLVSKDQLVERLCEWGEEVSNNAIEVYIHRLRKKIEKGPIRIATVRGLGYCLEKIPG, from the coding sequence ATGCGCATCCTCATTGCCGAAGACGACCAGGTGCTGGCCGACGGGCTGCTGCGCACCTTGCGTGCTTCGGGCGCGGTGGTCGATCACGTCGCCAGCGGCAGCGAGGCCGATACCGCCCTGACCACCGCGCACGAATTTGATCTGCTCATCCTCGACCTGGGCCTGCCCAAGATGCACGGCCTGGAGGTCTTGAAGCGCCTGCGCGGGCGCGGCTCGGCGCTGCCGGTGCTCATCCTTACCGCCGCCGACAGCGTGGACGAGCGCGTCAAGGGCCTCGATTACGGCGCCGACGACTACATGGCCAAGCCGTTCAGTCTGCAGGAGCTCGAAGCGCGCGTGCGCGCTCTCACGCGCCGGGGCATGGGCGCCACCAGCGCCACCATCAAGCACGGCCCGCTGGTGTACGACCAGGCCGGGCGCGTGGCCACCATCGACGGCAAGATGGTCGAGCTCTCGGCGCGCGAGCTCGGCCTGCTCGAAGTGCTGCTGCAGCGCGCGGGCCGCCTGGTGAGCAAAGACCAGCTCGTCGAGCGCCTGTGCGAGTGGGGCGAGGAGGTGAGCAACAACGCCATCGAGGTCTATATCCACCGCCTGCGCAAAAAGATCGAGAAAGGCCCGATCCGCATCGCCACCGTGCGCGGCCTGGGTTACTGCCTGGAAAAAATTCCGGGTTAA